A region of Bacillota bacterium DNA encodes the following proteins:
- a CDS encoding DUF3800 domain-containing protein: protein MNYIAFFDDSGHPDPCDHSEVFVLAMVVIPFEYVEPISKQWWRFVKQNLSLIDEPPVIGVEWKSADMYDIYRRIRGNGTLRLDQLRFLQQRTPPLVEIEAWIKGTWDFISGLPPEVIFLSSVVKKQEYWLRYCDRDYKTFRIIKKHGMEHELKRYHQLRTHLKNDVQKKAFKWLLQRLQYLMEDKNNSETIVIGDEMTDPGQLKECQCYMQAGYERYTSGKNIVNNVVFGSSIYNPPIQIADWLAFAVRNWAIQARHTKERLGDIIHQFRDYPNVAGRGIVLIPNPHRFPNLPL from the coding sequence ATTAATTATATTGCCTTCTTCGATGACTCAGGCCATCCAGACCCGTGCGATCACAGTGAAGTATTTGTTCTAGCCATGGTAGTAATACCGTTTGAATATGTGGAACCAATATCAAAACAATGGTGGCGTTTTGTAAAACAAAATTTAAGCCTTATAGATGAACCACCTGTAATCGGTGTGGAATGGAAAAGCGCAGATATGTACGACATTTATCGTAGAATACGAGGTAACGGTACCTTGCGCTTAGATCAGCTTCGGTTCTTACAGCAAAGAACCCCACCTCTAGTAGAGATAGAAGCTTGGATCAAGGGAACATGGGACTTTATCTCTGGGTTGCCACCAGAAGTCATATTTCTTAGTTCTGTAGTCAAGAAGCAAGAGTATTGGTTAAGATACTGCGACAGGGACTATAAAACCTTCCGCATCATAAAAAAGCACGGCATGGAACATGAACTAAAACGATACCATCAACTTAGAACCCACCTTAAAAATGATGTACAGAAAAAAGCTTTTAAGTGGCTTCTGCAACGCTTGCAGTATCTCATGGAGGATAAAAACAATAGCGAGACAATTGTCATTGGAGACGAAATGACAGATCCTGGACAACTAAAGGAGTGTCAGTGCTACATGCAAGCGGGTTACGAAAGATACACGAGCGGAAAAAATATAGTTAACAATGTTGTGTTCGGCTCTTCAATTTACAATCCACCTATACAGATCGCAGACTGGCTAGCTTTTGCAGTACGCAACTGGGCAATTCAAGCCCGTCATACAAAAGAAAGATTAGGAGATATTATTCATCAGTTCCGAGATTATCCCAATGTTGCTGGTCGCGGTATAGTTCTTATTCCAAATCCACACCGTTTTCCTAACTTGCCCCTATAA